From Natrinema amylolyticum, the proteins below share one genomic window:
- the cbiT gene encoding precorrin-6Y C5,15-methyltransferase (decarboxylating) subunit CbiT: MPPIALPHDAKAGPTKSEVRAVVGSKLALEPDDHFAEVGSCTGAVTIEAAQRAGRVTALERKPERLETTERNLAANEESVRADVELRNAEAPEGLPDDADALFLGGSRNFEAVLDHAVETEIDRVVMNVSRLEVAGKATEAFRERDLLEEVVQFQVSHGYELAGATSFNSDNPVYMLVGSATPDEETDEDDGERVAADGGERSTGSRSSSEQRSDVGRIARGDSKSGGNGQ; encoded by the coding sequence ATGCCACCCATCGCGCTTCCACACGATGCGAAGGCCGGACCGACGAAGTCGGAGGTCCGGGCCGTCGTCGGTTCGAAGCTCGCGCTCGAGCCGGACGATCACTTCGCGGAGGTCGGCTCCTGTACGGGAGCCGTCACGATCGAAGCCGCACAGCGAGCCGGGCGGGTGACCGCTCTTGAGCGGAAACCCGAGCGACTCGAGACGACGGAGCGGAACCTCGCGGCCAACGAAGAGTCGGTACGCGCCGACGTCGAACTGCGGAACGCGGAAGCGCCCGAGGGACTGCCGGACGACGCCGACGCCCTCTTTCTGGGCGGGAGTCGGAACTTCGAAGCCGTCCTCGATCACGCCGTCGAGACCGAGATTGACCGCGTCGTGATGAACGTCTCGCGGCTCGAGGTCGCTGGGAAGGCGACGGAAGCCTTCCGCGAGCGCGACCTGCTCGAGGAGGTCGTTCAGTTTCAAGTGAGCCACGGCTACGAACTCGCCGGGGCGACGAGTTTCAATTCGGATAACCCGGTGTACATGCTGGTCGGGAGCGCGACCCCCGACGAGGAGACTGACGAAGACGACGGCGAGAGAGTCGCCGCCGACGGGGGTGAGCGATCCACCGGATCGCGATCCTCGTCGGAGCAACGCTCCGACGTAGGTCGAATCGCCCGCGGCGATTCGAAAAGCGGAGGGAACGGCCAATGA
- a CDS encoding cobalt-factor II C(20)-methyltransferase, which translates to MTLYGVGLGPGEADLVTVRGKEVLENADVVYSPGRLSRTVALKHVDESKIGDLDFPMTKDEEKLRTAWKEAAAEIAPNARDGNVAFVTLGDPNVYSTFGHLRRTIDAFHPDVELEIVPGVSAVTAFATAMGVEIEAGAGLSLREAASGHSPTGPDRMILFKVTDAPATHEGLVEAGYDVTYGRRLFMEQGETLVTDDPAEIDERDYYTLAYAEKEDLEVEQATAAFQTDDSEASGEDDSTASGEPVTDGGKRADLERAEGCEGGDCGGHRGGNR; encoded by the coding sequence ATGACGCTGTACGGCGTCGGGCTCGGTCCCGGCGAGGCCGACCTCGTCACGGTCCGCGGGAAAGAAGTTCTCGAGAACGCTGACGTGGTCTACTCCCCGGGCCGCCTGTCGCGGACGGTCGCACTGAAGCACGTCGACGAGTCGAAGATCGGGGATCTGGACTTCCCGATGACGAAAGACGAGGAGAAGCTGCGAACGGCCTGGAAGGAGGCCGCGGCGGAGATCGCGCCCAACGCCCGCGACGGCAACGTCGCCTTCGTCACGCTGGGCGATCCGAACGTCTACTCGACGTTCGGCCACCTGCGTCGGACGATTGACGCCTTTCATCCGGACGTCGAGTTGGAGATCGTCCCCGGCGTGAGCGCGGTGACGGCCTTCGCGACCGCGATGGGGGTCGAGATCGAGGCCGGCGCGGGGCTCTCTCTGCGCGAGGCTGCGTCCGGCCACAGCCCGACGGGCCCGGACCGGATGATCCTCTTCAAGGTCACCGACGCGCCGGCGACCCACGAGGGGCTCGTCGAGGCCGGCTACGACGTGACCTACGGCCGGCGGCTGTTCATGGAACAGGGCGAGACCCTCGTTACCGACGATCCCGCGGAGATCGACGAGCGCGACTACTACACGCTCGCCTACGCCGAGAAGGAAGACCTCGAGGTCGAGCAGGCGACGGCCGCGTTCCAGACCGACGACTCCGAGGCCTCGGGCGAGGACGACTCGACGGCGAGCGGTGAGCCGGTGACCGACGGAGGAAAACGAGCCGACCTCGAGCGCGCCGAGGGCTGCGAGGGCGGCGACTGTGGCGGACACCGCGGAGGAAACCGATGA
- a CDS encoding cobalt-precorrin-4/precorrin-4 C(11)-methyltransferase, protein MTEDDTPNDPQDAIDSQGEARREELDDRIFEHSAGDEQEGIPFVGAGPGNPRLLTVAGKELLEEADLVVHAGSLVNSELLDEYCGHAELVNSVGKDLEELIPLMRDAYEEGRNVVRLHSGDPAIYGAALEQMDALEHEGVPTHFVPGVTSAFAASATLRTQLTLNEVSNHVAFTRPQGKTLMPEEDHISDFVEMGDVTTCIYLGTHAVRDTMDRLLEDDHDPETPVAVIYHASWPDEDVIIGDIGTIADKVEEAGYRASALVVIGDAVTGAGYERSFLYGDWANRGSSENSAETEASDD, encoded by the coding sequence ATGACTGAGGACGATACACCGAACGACCCGCAGGACGCGATCGACTCGCAAGGCGAAGCCCGCCGCGAGGAACTGGACGACCGGATCTTCGAGCACAGCGCCGGCGACGAACAGGAGGGGATTCCCTTCGTCGGTGCCGGCCCCGGCAACCCGCGCTTGCTGACCGTCGCGGGTAAGGAACTGCTCGAGGAGGCAGACCTCGTCGTTCACGCGGGCTCGCTGGTCAACAGCGAACTCCTCGACGAGTACTGTGGTCACGCCGAACTCGTGAACTCAGTCGGGAAGGACCTCGAGGAACTGATCCCACTGATGCGGGACGCCTACGAAGAGGGACGGAACGTCGTCCGTCTCCACAGCGGCGATCCCGCGATTTACGGGGCCGCGCTCGAGCAGATGGACGCCCTGGAACACGAGGGCGTGCCGACTCACTTCGTGCCCGGCGTCACGTCGGCGTTCGCGGCCAGCGCGACGCTGCGGACGCAACTGACGCTCAATGAAGTGTCGAACCACGTCGCGTTCACCCGGCCGCAGGGCAAGACCCTGATGCCGGAGGAAGACCACATCTCCGACTTCGTGGAGATGGGCGACGTGACGACCTGCATCTACCTCGGCACCCACGCGGTTCGGGATACGATGGACCGCCTGCTCGAGGACGATCACGACCCCGAGACGCCGGTCGCGGTGATCTACCACGCCTCGTGGCCGGACGAGGACGTGATCATCGGCGATATCGGGACGATCGCGGACAAGGTCGAGGAGGCGGGGTATCGGGCTTCGGCGCTGGTCGTCATCGGCGACGCCGTGACCGGCGCGGGCTACGAACGATCCTTCCTCTACGGTGATTGGGCCAATCGCGGTTCTTCGGAAAATTCGGCTGAAACGGAGGCGAGTGATGACTGA
- the cbiG gene encoding cobalt-precorrin 5A hydrolase yields MSSGTENAETTDDSGSDSGGGHCSTADSDGEVAEEIAIISFGRKMDTAEEIKSEIGDRYEAIDIIEYHGDVFEEHWGEYDCFIGLMASGIAMRKTAHLLDDKWEDPAICVVDEELTWAIPITGGHHGANQVAQDLATMGAIPAMTTASEAAGKQGVESRAKAMDTHVVNGDSTVKTNLAVLDENLGPVERLEGPKAVLVGDDVTVLKRNKDDGCVLGTGSVSGASKESFLAAWEEALERTDYDVDDVEFVGTATRKEDEEGLLEAAQELDLGVVAFDKETLLEHEGPTPSKSKELIGWPGVSEASAIAGGAEQELVLEKISYENEVTVAIGE; encoded by the coding sequence ATGAGTTCAGGAACTGAGAACGCGGAGACGACGGACGATTCGGGATCGGACTCCGGCGGCGGACACTGTTCGACGGCGGATTCGGACGGCGAAGTCGCCGAGGAAATCGCGATCATCTCCTTCGGCCGGAAGATGGACACCGCCGAGGAGATCAAATCGGAGATCGGCGATCGCTACGAGGCGATCGACATCATCGAGTACCACGGCGACGTCTTCGAGGAGCACTGGGGCGAGTACGACTGCTTCATCGGCCTGATGGCCTCCGGGATCGCGATGCGGAAGACGGCCCACCTGCTCGACGACAAGTGGGAGGATCCCGCGATCTGCGTCGTCGACGAGGAACTGACGTGGGCCATCCCGATCACGGGCGGCCACCACGGCGCGAATCAGGTCGCACAGGACCTCGCGACGATGGGCGCGATCCCGGCGATGACCACCGCCTCGGAGGCGGCCGGCAAACAGGGCGTCGAGTCCCGCGCGAAGGCGATGGACACCCACGTCGTCAACGGTGACTCGACGGTCAAGACCAATCTCGCCGTTCTCGACGAGAACCTCGGTCCCGTCGAGCGACTCGAGGGCCCGAAGGCCGTCCTCGTCGGTGACGACGTGACGGTGCTCAAGCGCAACAAGGACGACGGCTGCGTCCTCGGCACCGGCAGCGTTTCGGGGGCGAGCAAGGAGTCGTTCCTCGCCGCGTGGGAGGAAGCCCTCGAGCGGACCGACTACGACGTCGACGACGTCGAGTTCGTCGGGACCGCGACGCGGAAGGAAGACGAGGAAGGGCTGCTCGAGGCCGCACAGGAACTCGATCTCGGCGTGGTCGCCTTCGACAAGGAGACCCTGCTCGAGCACGAGGGGCCGACGCCCTCGAAGTCGAAAGAGCTGATCGGCTGGCCCGGCGTCTCCGAGGCCTCCGCGATCGCGGGCGGGGCCGAACAGGAACTCGTTCTCGAGAAGATCAGTTACGAGAACGAGGTCACGGTGGCGATCGGCGAATGA
- a CDS encoding precorrin-3B C(17)-methyltransferase: protein MSGTESESADGTAGGTPDDHGTLYVVGIGPGLPDHMTKRAKEVIESADVVIASSLYQEFLRDDGTLLPEEETDDDGIAVRDDGFEQEIIRSTMGRQIELARAAFDHVREGKDVAHVSGGDPSVYGKSDLIFKMADEDDATDIPIEIVPGITAALGGSANVGAPLCNDFCTVSLSDKWRGWDEIEEKLRAAAISDFVIVLYNCWRNYEQAVEIVREERTDDAAVAIVNDAGRADAGRNGESQFITTLGEAADHDDKVSGMGTSLIIGNHETETWRNDDRTYLVTPRGGRDVDDF from the coding sequence ATGAGCGGGACCGAGAGCGAATCGGCCGATGGCACGGCCGGCGGCACACCCGACGACCACGGCACGCTCTACGTCGTCGGCATCGGCCCCGGACTGCCGGATCACATGACCAAGCGGGCCAAGGAGGTCATCGAGTCCGCGGACGTCGTCATCGCCTCGAGCCTCTATCAGGAGTTCCTGCGCGACGACGGCACCCTGCTACCGGAGGAGGAGACGGACGATGACGGAATCGCGGTCCGCGACGATGGCTTCGAGCAGGAGATCATCCGCTCGACGATGGGTCGGCAGATCGAACTCGCTCGCGCGGCGTTCGACCACGTCCGCGAGGGGAAGGACGTCGCCCACGTCTCGGGCGGCGATCCGTCGGTCTACGGCAAGTCCGACCTCATCTTCAAGATGGCCGACGAGGACGATGCCACCGACATCCCGATCGAGATCGTCCCCGGAATCACCGCGGCACTGGGCGGGTCGGCGAACGTCGGCGCGCCGCTGTGCAACGACTTCTGTACGGTCTCGCTGTCGGACAAGTGGCGCGGCTGGGACGAAATCGAGGAGAAACTGCGCGCAGCGGCGATCTCGGACTTCGTGATCGTCCTCTACAACTGCTGGCGAAACTACGAGCAGGCCGTCGAGATCGTCCGCGAGGAGCGGACCGACGACGCCGCCGTGGCCATCGTCAACGACGCCGGCCGGGCGGACGCCGGCCGCAACGGCGAGAGCCAGTTCATCACTACCCTCGGCGAGGCCGCCGACCACGACGACAAGGTGTCCGGAATGGGCACCTCGCTGATCATCGGCAACCACGAGACCGAGACCTGGCGCAACGACGACCGAACGTACCTCGTCACCCCGCGCGGCGGGCGTGACGTCGACGACTTCTGA
- the cobJ gene encoding precorrin-3B C(17)-methyltransferase, with the protein MSTDTNADADDEPTSKCGASSSENASSEASTDSSSSSGCGASSSTDDSSTSKCGASSSSSSSSSSCGASSSDDESSNEKEVGSTVEDFDAEPGQLSAVGLGPGHPEGMTDRAKTTLLEADHIVGYTTYIDLIPDEITEEADELYDTPMCGEVSRTEEAIDRALAGHDVAIVGSGDPNVYALGGLALEILESKGATASMVDFEAVPGVPAAQSCAARLGAPLVNDTVSISLSDHLVPMPEIESRLHSAAKESFTITIYNPWSRKRRENFEKACEILLAHRDEDTPVGIVHGAGRDDEQVMITELGELEALGEDEIIDMTTTIVVGNEDTYVWDDRMVTPRGYETKYDY; encoded by the coding sequence ATGAGTACGGATACTAACGCGGACGCCGACGACGAACCGACTTCCAAATGCGGAGCCTCGAGCAGCGAGAACGCCAGCAGCGAGGCGAGCACCGATAGCTCAAGCTCGAGCGGCTGCGGAGCCTCGAGCAGTACCGACGACTCGAGCACCTCCAAATGCGGTGCATCAAGTTCCAGTTCCTCCTCGTCCTCGAGCTGCGGTGCCTCGAGTTCCGACGACGAGAGTTCGAACGAGAAGGAGGTCGGCTCCACGGTCGAGGACTTCGACGCCGAACCGGGCCAGCTGAGCGCCGTCGGTCTCGGTCCCGGCCACCCGGAAGGGATGACCGATCGCGCGAAGACCACGCTGCTCGAGGCCGACCACATCGTCGGCTACACGACCTACATCGATCTCATTCCGGACGAGATCACCGAGGAGGCCGACGAGCTGTACGACACGCCGATGTGCGGCGAAGTCTCCCGGACCGAGGAGGCCATCGACCGCGCGCTGGCGGGCCACGACGTCGCCATCGTCGGCAGCGGCGACCCCAACGTCTACGCGCTCGGCGGGCTCGCACTCGAGATCCTCGAGTCCAAGGGCGCGACGGCGTCGATGGTCGACTTCGAGGCCGTGCCGGGCGTCCCGGCGGCCCAGTCCTGTGCGGCCCGGCTGGGCGCGCCGCTGGTGAACGACACCGTCTCGATCTCGCTGTCGGACCACCTCGTGCCGATGCCCGAGATCGAGTCCCGACTCCACTCCGCGGCCAAGGAGTCCTTCACGATCACGATCTACAACCCCTGGAGCCGCAAGCGCCGGGAGAACTTCGAGAAGGCCTGCGAGATCCTCCTCGCACACCGCGACGAGGACACGCCGGTCGGCATCGTCCACGGTGCCGGCCGCGACGACGAGCAGGTGATGATCACCGAACTCGGCGAACTCGAGGCGTTAGGCGAAGACGAGATCATCGACATGACGACGACGATCGTCGTCGGCAACGAGGACACCTACGTCTGGGACGACCGGATGGTCACCCCGCGCGGCTACGAGACGAAGTACGACTACTGA
- a CDS encoding ferredoxin, which translates to MSRYEVTIEKDACDGIFACLTRDPRFVEGEDGLATIDPGADPVYDCEGEVTDTEDRVVATFDDDRIDEAQQAAAACPTDAIIVEEVGE; encoded by the coding sequence ATGTCACGATACGAAGTCACCATCGAGAAAGACGCCTGCGACGGCATCTTCGCCTGCCTGACGCGCGATCCGCGCTTCGTCGAGGGCGAGGACGGCCTCGCGACCATCGACCCCGGCGCGGACCCGGTCTACGACTGCGAGGGCGAGGTCACCGATACCGAGGACCGCGTCGTCGCGACGTTCGACGACGACCGCATCGACGAAGCACAGCAGGCCGCCGCGGCCTGCCCGACGGACGCGATCATCGTCGAGGAGGTGGGCGAATGA
- a CDS encoding cobalamin biosynthesis protein — translation MSETEPTADGRDADDDRLEIAVPSDPLAGHPATAYFWGHLAGSGDVSDSGIEVVTNDEESAQVLAAIAGGDLEHDTTTRDYAHDTSITRTEDEYTLSIGGDEGAGSDGAGLLGRSGALGLPVDGRGNYRFGAFSNYDRELLRGLLEGCGTICFKSSSGTVGISFVHDDGALLEFAQELIAECPVDAPYGDLSETSSGGYWFGVDDDAAPEFGTWLYENCEETGLFAPSRRRKLEQSLEQASAYDGDD, via the coding sequence ATGAGCGAGACGGAGCCGACGGCCGACGGCCGAGACGCGGACGACGACCGCCTCGAGATCGCCGTCCCGTCGGACCCGCTCGCGGGCCACCCCGCGACCGCGTACTTCTGGGGCCACCTCGCCGGCAGCGGCGACGTCTCGGATAGCGGTATCGAGGTCGTGACCAACGACGAGGAATCCGCACAGGTGCTCGCCGCGATCGCTGGCGGCGACCTCGAGCACGATACGACGACGCGCGACTACGCCCACGACACCTCGATCACGCGGACCGAAGACGAGTACACGCTCTCGATCGGCGGCGACGAGGGAGCCGGCAGCGACGGTGCGGGGCTGCTGGGTCGTAGCGGCGCGCTCGGTCTCCCCGTCGACGGCCGCGGGAACTACCGCTTCGGCGCGTTCTCGAACTACGACCGGGAACTGCTCCGGGGCCTCCTCGAGGGCTGTGGTACGATCTGCTTCAAGTCCTCGAGCGGCACCGTCGGCATCTCGTTCGTCCACGACGACGGGGCGCTGCTCGAGTTCGCGCAGGAACTGATCGCCGAGTGTCCGGTCGACGCACCTTACGGCGACCTCTCGGAGACGTCGTCGGGCGGCTACTGGTTCGGCGTCGACGACGACGCCGCGCCCGAGTTCGGCACGTGGCTCTACGAGAACTGCGAGGAGACCGGCCTGTTCGCGCCGAGTCGCCGCCGCAAACTCGAGCAGAGCCTCGAGCAGGCGTCGGCCTACGACGGCGACGACTAG
- a CDS encoding CbiX/SirB N-terminal domain-containing protein yields MSTPDQTTPGSTAGFDDEAVLLIGHGSRREKSNEQVRELAAALESRLGIPVDAAFLELAEPAIDEAFAQLAPVASQVTVVHCALFAASHVKNDVPLAIEQARAEHDLEINNGAHLGVHPAILDLLDDRAATVERELGVDREDDDVAVVVCGRGSSDPDANGDVHKLARLLYEGREFDRVDASFIGVTEPTLEESLHGLSKHRPDAVVVLPYMLGDGVLTQRVRDWTAEFDEDYPYVEALAGDPLGTDSRLLDVFADRWQEARTDSVSMSCDTCKYKVDLEGYEEDVGGARAMLRALAHQEAHADRDDIDEEPDSHDAPEKHVAVCTNQTCAKMGSPAVLERLRQEVRDSEHCDARITRSSCLGRCGDGPMIAVYPDGIWYGGVEDDDAERIVGDHLDRDRIVSDLVDQTL; encoded by the coding sequence ATGAGTACACCCGACCAGACCACGCCCGGATCCACAGCCGGGTTCGACGACGAGGCCGTCCTCCTGATCGGCCACGGCTCCAGACGCGAGAAGTCCAACGAACAGGTCCGCGAACTGGCCGCCGCCCTCGAGTCCCGACTCGGGATCCCGGTCGACGCCGCATTCCTCGAGCTCGCGGAGCCGGCGATCGACGAGGCATTCGCTCAGCTCGCACCCGTCGCGTCGCAGGTGACGGTCGTCCACTGCGCGCTCTTCGCCGCGAGCCACGTCAAGAACGACGTGCCGCTGGCGATCGAGCAGGCCCGCGCCGAACACGACCTCGAGATCAACAACGGGGCGCACCTGGGGGTCCACCCTGCGATCTTGGACCTGCTTGACGACCGCGCCGCGACCGTCGAACGCGAACTCGGCGTCGACCGCGAGGACGACGACGTCGCGGTCGTTGTCTGCGGCCGCGGCTCGAGCGACCCGGACGCCAACGGCGACGTCCACAAGCTGGCCCGACTGCTGTACGAGGGCCGCGAGTTCGACCGCGTCGATGCCAGCTTCATCGGCGTCACGGAGCCGACGCTCGAGGAGAGTCTGCACGGACTCTCGAAGCACCGCCCCGACGCGGTCGTCGTCCTGCCGTACATGCTCGGCGACGGCGTCCTCACCCAGCGGGTCCGCGACTGGACGGCCGAATTCGACGAGGACTACCCCTACGTCGAGGCCCTGGCCGGCGACCCGCTCGGGACCGACTCCAGACTGCTCGACGTCTTCGCCGACCGCTGGCAGGAGGCGCGTACCGACAGCGTCTCCATGTCCTGTGACACGTGCAAGTACAAGGTCGACCTCGAGGGCTACGAGGAGGACGTCGGCGGCGCGCGGGCCATGCTCCGCGCGCTGGCCCATCAGGAGGCCCACGCCGACCGCGACGACATCGACGAGGAGCCCGACAGCCACGACGCGCCCGAGAAGCACGTCGCTGTCTGTACCAACCAGACGTGTGCCAAGATGGGGTCGCCGGCGGTCCTCGAGCGCCTCCGTCAGGAGGTGCGGGACTCGGAGCACTGCGACGCCCGCATCACGCGGTCGTCCTGTCTGGGACGCTGCGGCGACGGGCCGATGATCGCCGTCTACCCCGACGGGATCTGGTACGGCGGCGTCGAGGACGACGACGCCGAGCGGATCGTCGGCGACCACCTCGATCGGGACCGCATCGTGAGCGACCTCGTCGACCAGACGCTGTAA
- a CDS encoding DUF3209 family protein, translating into MSCYEIEALRLGLMNVLGVGDDSTRDHAEKELEGHLEGPIQGLAEADSLAEIERHLDAALVDLEEEVASMDNDDPEYDYTRGRLLAVRDAERAVQRLSVQGESIVDGLGDAHDTLHETFPVEE; encoded by the coding sequence ATGAGCTGCTACGAAATCGAAGCGCTACGACTCGGACTGATGAACGTCCTCGGCGTCGGGGACGACAGCACCCGCGATCACGCGGAGAAAGAACTCGAGGGCCACTTGGAAGGCCCGATTCAGGGACTCGCGGAGGCCGACAGCCTCGCGGAGATCGAGCGCCACCTCGACGCGGCGCTGGTCGATCTCGAGGAGGAAGTCGCCTCGATGGACAACGACGACCCCGAGTACGACTATACCCGAGGGCGGCTGCTCGCGGTTCGCGACGCCGAGCGGGCGGTCCAGCGACTGAGCGTGCAGGGCGAGAGCATCGTCGACGGGCTCGGCGACGCTCACGATACGCTCCACGAGACCTTCCCGGTCGAGGAGTGA
- a CDS encoding PQQ-binding-like beta-propeller repeat protein: protein MAEPVDTEREGALEFRSVPLGEIETARSRHMWTRSAVHVAESGSLVVTGTWDGTVTARDADSLETRWTADHPDHAVGIESLEGSETIVVAGRGETGTIAAYDAETGDRRWRYDTVEDVGEAVKDTVFYLPYVVALETGVDADGNERLYAAARRYERDGETRQWHSTVYAFDPDGTVRWSYETDASPIALDLDADGERLAVGYNRCMGDHDTGLVVLEAGSATTESSRNGGGETAEGGDLAWTWDPGTEGDRRVGDVSFDGDSIAVSSHGDKRGYLLGPGGAERWRVDLAVETKIDGETLYAYPNHVTADDGRVAFVTGNTYAVESRETESRHPNEHRVATFDADGALVWDDEVRGFVHGLAADGDRLVAPCAQNFRVRDPDTHAVRWFDRESGAGGCERLDGIATAAAVDGGTVAAIEEPVAYHDEGTTRGEYALRVGSLE from the coding sequence ATGGCCGAACCTGTCGATACCGAACGCGAGGGCGCCCTCGAGTTCCGCTCGGTCCCGCTCGGCGAGATCGAGACGGCGCGGAGTCGACACATGTGGACCCGATCCGCCGTCCACGTCGCCGAGTCCGGGTCCCTCGTCGTTACGGGGACCTGGGACGGCACCGTCACCGCCCGGGACGCCGACTCGCTCGAGACGCGGTGGACGGCCGACCATCCGGACCACGCGGTCGGGATCGAATCGCTCGAGGGGAGTGAAACGATCGTCGTCGCCGGACGCGGCGAAACGGGGACGATTGCGGCCTACGACGCCGAGACGGGTGACCGGCGCTGGCGCTACGACACCGTCGAGGACGTCGGCGAGGCGGTCAAGGACACCGTCTTCTACCTGCCCTATGTCGTCGCGCTCGAGACGGGAGTCGACGCCGACGGCAACGAGCGGCTCTACGCCGCTGCCCGGCGCTACGAACGCGACGGCGAGACCCGACAGTGGCACAGCACGGTCTACGCCTTCGATCCCGACGGGACAGTGCGTTGGAGCTACGAGACCGACGCTTCGCCCATCGCGCTCGATCTCGACGCCGACGGCGAGCGCCTCGCGGTCGGCTACAACCGTTGTATGGGCGACCACGACACCGGTCTGGTCGTCCTCGAGGCGGGGAGCGCGACGACTGAGTCGTCGCGAAACGGAGGCGGTGAAACCGCCGAAGGCGGCGACCTCGCGTGGACCTGGGATCCCGGCACCGAGGGCGACCGCCGCGTCGGCGACGTGTCGTTCGACGGGGACTCGATCGCCGTCTCGAGTCACGGCGACAAACGCGGCTACCTGCTGGGGCCCGGCGGTGCCGAGCGCTGGCGCGTCGATCTCGCCGTCGAGACAAAGATCGACGGCGAGACACTGTACGCCTACCCGAACCACGTCACTGCCGACGACGGCCGGGTGGCGTTCGTAACTGGCAACACCTACGCGGTGGAGAGCCGCGAGACTGAGAGTCGGCACCCGAACGAACATCGGGTCGCTACGTTCGACGCCGACGGGGCCCTCGTCTGGGACGACGAGGTCCGCGGCTTCGTCCACGGGCTGGCCGCCGACGGCGACCGGCTGGTCGCTCCCTGTGCGCAGAACTTCCGGGTCCGCGATCCCGACACCCACGCCGTCCGCTGGTTCGACCGTGAGTCCGGCGCGGGCGGGTGCGAGCGACTCGACGGAATCGCGACGGCGGCCGCCGTCGATGGCGGAACGGTCGCAGCCATCGAGGAGCCCGTCGCGTACCACGACGAGGGGACGACCCGCGGCGAGTACGCGCTTCGCGTCGGCTCGCTCGAATAA